TCCCGAAATTGTTGCAGTGGTGAATAGACTAGAAAAAACTGATCAATTAGAGTGTTTACAATTGTTACATTTTCACATTGGTTCGCAAATTTCTTCCATTGCTGTTATCAAAGATGCTATTAGAGAAGCTAGTCAAATTTATGTGCAGTTGGTAACGATGGGGGCAGGGATGAAATATCTTGATGTTGGTGGTGGTTTAGCTGTGGACTATGATGGTTCAAAAACCAATTTTTATGCCTCTAAAAACTACAATATGCAAAACTATGCCAATGATATTGTGGCGGCGGTAAAAGATGCCTGTGATGAAAAAAATATTCCCCATCCAATTCTTGTTAGTGAAAGTGGAAGAGCGATCGCATCTCATCATTCTGTGTTAATATTTAATGTAGTAAATAGTAATAATCCGCCTCAAGAATTACCGATTATTGGAGAAGAAAAAGAACATTTAGTTATTAGAAATTTATGGGAAACTTACGAAAATATTGATGAAGAAAACTATCAAGAAATGTACCATGATGCGGTGCAGTTTAAAGATGAAGCTATCAGTTTATTTAACTTTGGCTATTTAACCTTAAAAGAAAGGGCAAAGGCTGAACAAATTTATTGGGGATGCTGTCGTAAAATTTATGAAATTACCCAAAAAGAATCTTATGTTAGTGATGATTTAAATGATTTAGCTGACTTAATGATTTCTACCTATTATGTTAATTTGTCCGTATTTCAATCCGCCCCTGATGCTTGGGCAATTGATCAATTATTTCCTGTTTTACCTATTCATCGACTTAATGAAAAACCAAATAAAAAGGCAATTCTAGCTGATTTAACTTGTGATAGCGATGGGAAAATAGATAAGTTTATTGATTTATTAGATGTAAAAAAATCTTTAGAATTACACTCTTTAGAGACTAATAAAAATGATGAAAATATTGATAATTTAATTCCTGAAAGTAATGATTTTAAACCCTATTATTTAGGTATGTTTTTAGTCGGAGCTTATCAAGAAATTATGGGGAATTTGCATAATCTTTTTGGGGATATAAATGTGGTGCATATTGAATGTAAAAAAGATGCTTATCAAATCAAATATGTCGTCAAAGGAGATACTGTAACAGAGGTGTTAAAATACGTGGAATATTCTGCTGAGGATTTAACAGAAAAACTTCGTTGTTTGACAGAAAATGCTTTAGCAAAAAATCAAATTGACTTAGATAATTCTCAAAGATTGATTAAAAACTATGAGGAAAATTTACGCAGTTATACTTATTTAATTTAAGGTAGTTTTTTGTGGTTTTAGGTGTTAGCTATTGGTTTAACTAAAAGCTATTATTATTAGAAATTATGATCAAAAAATTAGGCAAAATATGGCAATGGTTGGGATTCACTTTTATAACCATCGCTATTGTCATTACTACCCATCATGTTGCTTTTGCGGATGTTACTCCCTCTACTTATCGGGATTTACAATTTCCCCCTCTAGCGGAAATTAAGTTGCCTGAATATGAACGTTATCAATTGGATAATGGTATGGTAATCTATCTGATAGAGGATCATCGTTTACCCTTAATCAGTGGTAATGCTGTGATTCGCACAGGGTCAAGGTTTGATCCCCCTTCTCAAGTCGGTTTAGCTGAATTAACGGGGAGTTTAATTCGTTTAGGTGGTACGGCTAATTATTCTCCAGAGCAATTAAATTCTATTTTAGAGCAAAAAGCGGCTGCGATCGAATCTTCTATTGATGAAACGATGGGTAGTGTTAGTTTTTCCTCTCTCAGTTACGATTTAGACACTATTTTTCCTCTTTTTGCCGAAGTAATACAATCTCCAGCCTTCGACTCTCAACAGCTAGAAGTATTGAAAACTCAAGCAAAAGGTGCGATCGCACGTCGTAATGATGACCCCGGAAACATAGCCAGTAGGGAATTCAAAAAACTTGTTTATGGAGAAAATAACCCCTATGCAAGAACAATTGAGTATAATACCCTAGACAATATACAACAATCAGACATTAAAAATTTTCATAGTAAATATGTTCGTCCAGAGGGAATTATTTTGGGTATAGTCGGAGACTTTGATTCTTCCCAAATAAAAGAAAAGATTGCTCAATACTTTGGTAACTGGCAAGGAAATTCACAGGTAAAACCAACATTTGACACAATCACTTCAAAACAAGAAAAGAGCAAAGGAATATTTATTGCTGATCAACCACAACTAACTCAAAGTAATATTTTACTCGGTCATTTAGCTGGTAAATTAAATGATCCTAATTATCCTACCCTTAGCGTCATGAATGGGGTTTTAAATGGCTTTGGAGGCAGACTACATAATGAAATCAGATCTCGCCAAGGATTAGCTTATTCTGTCTATGGTATTTGGCAAGGTGCTTATGACTACCCCGGTTTATTTGTAGCAGGAGGCCAAACAAAAACTGATACAACAACTCAATTCATCAAAACGATGAAAGAAGAAATCGAGAAATTACGCACTCAACCCATTACAGAAGCGGAATTAAACTATGCCAAAGACTCTATACTTAACTCTTTTGTCTTTAAATTTCAGAATCCTAGTCAAACCCTATCTCGAATGATGACTTATGAATATTATGATTACCCCCAAAACTTTATATTTGACTATCAACAAGGGGTAAAAAATACTCAAATAGATGATGTTTTGAACGTTGCTCAAGAATATTTACACCCAGACAAAATTGTGACTTTAGTGGTAGGAAATGAAGAAGAAATAAAGCAAGAGTTACAAACTTTAGGACAAAATATCAAACAGATAGAAATTGAATAGGGTATTGGGGGGTTGAGGGGAAATGAGTTTGGAGGAGAGGGTGATGAGGTGATGAGGTGAGAGGGGGAAGTAGGGGCAATGGCTATTCGCCCGTACAGGTGTTCGGAGTTTTTAATTCTTAATTCTCAACTATTCACCATTTACCTTTGCCCTCGCCCCTCTTGAGGGGGGATAAAGCAGGGTTTTTTCATTCTCAAAAATGTCAAGTTTTGAAACTAACAAATAACCTCAGTTCGGTTTAAGAATATCTGATAAGGTTAGGTGTCAGGTGTCAGGTTGCAGGTTGCAGGTGGTAGGGGTTTTTAGCAAGGGGCTTAAGCCCCTTGTTT
This is a stretch of genomic DNA from Cyanobacterium aponinum PCC 10605. It encodes these proteins:
- a CDS encoding M16 family metallopeptidase — encoded protein: MIKKLGKIWQWLGFTFITIAIVITTHHVAFADVTPSTYRDLQFPPLAEIKLPEYERYQLDNGMVIYLIEDHRLPLISGNAVIRTGSRFDPPSQVGLAELTGSLIRLGGTANYSPEQLNSILEQKAAAIESSIDETMGSVSFSSLSYDLDTIFPLFAEVIQSPAFDSQQLEVLKTQAKGAIARRNDDPGNIASREFKKLVYGENNPYARTIEYNTLDNIQQSDIKNFHSKYVRPEGIILGIVGDFDSSQIKEKIAQYFGNWQGNSQVKPTFDTITSKQEKSKGIFIADQPQLTQSNILLGHLAGKLNDPNYPTLSVMNGVLNGFGGRLHNEIRSRQGLAYSVYGIWQGAYDYPGLFVAGGQTKTDTTTQFIKTMKEEIEKLRTQPITEAELNYAKDSILNSFVFKFQNPSQTLSRMMTYEYYDYPQNFIFDYQQGVKNTQIDDVLNVAQEYLHPDKIVTLVVGNEEEIKQELQTLGQNIKQIEIE
- the speA gene encoding biosynthetic arginine decarboxylase, which codes for MNDLWTIEDSNNLYQIEGWGHPYFAINELGNITVSPQGNDYKIDLFELVKNLQKRDIQLPLLIRFSDILADRLQRLHSCIEDAIARYDYNNVYRGVYPIKCNQHRQLVEALVEYGKPYHFGLEVGSKPELMIALATLEVDETGETLLICNGYKDEDYLETALLAQQVGHNLIIVIEQINELYIILELSKKFNLKPQLGVRAKLQTKGSGHWGDSTGEKAKFGLTIPEIVAVVNRLEKTDQLECLQLLHFHIGSQISSIAVIKDAIREASQIYVQLVTMGAGMKYLDVGGGLAVDYDGSKTNFYASKNYNMQNYANDIVAAVKDACDEKNIPHPILVSESGRAIASHHSVLIFNVVNSNNPPQELPIIGEEKEHLVIRNLWETYENIDEENYQEMYHDAVQFKDEAISLFNFGYLTLKERAKAEQIYWGCCRKIYEITQKESYVSDDLNDLADLMISTYYVNLSVFQSAPDAWAIDQLFPVLPIHRLNEKPNKKAILADLTCDSDGKIDKFIDLLDVKKSLELHSLETNKNDENIDNLIPESNDFKPYYLGMFLVGAYQEIMGNLHNLFGDINVVHIECKKDAYQIKYVVKGDTVTEVLKYVEYSAEDLTEKLRCLTENALAKNQIDLDNSQRLIKNYEENLRSYTYLI